The following coding sequences are from one Streptomyces venezuelae window:
- a CDS encoding M15 family metallopeptidase yields MTGLVPALRNLALCAAALLSVAAVPSPASPTHARADPQAPKEFVALRDVDPTIIQEMRYFTPHNFVGEPVDGYRKPMCILTEPAAKALHKAQRKLLRRGYSLKVYDCYRPQRAVDHFVRWAEDLADERMKAEFYPRVDKSRLFADGYIAEKSGHSRGSTVDLTVVRLPALPTRPYIPGEPLKPCFGPRAERFPDSSADMGTGFDCFDTLSHTDDPRIKGKQRANRDLLRDALGREGFVNLPEEWWHYTYKPETFPDTYFDFPVSRKSLRGK; encoded by the coding sequence ATGACAGGACTTGTCCCCGCCCTGCGGAATCTTGCCCTCTGCGCCGCCGCTCTGCTCTCCGTGGCCGCCGTCCCCTCCCCCGCGTCCCCCACGCACGCGCGTGCCGACCCGCAGGCTCCGAAGGAGTTCGTCGCGCTGCGCGACGTCGACCCGACGATCATTCAGGAGATGCGTTACTTCACGCCGCACAACTTCGTCGGCGAGCCCGTTGACGGCTACAGGAAGCCGATGTGCATCCTCACTGAGCCCGCGGCGAAAGCCCTGCACAAGGCACAGCGCAAGCTCCTGCGCAGGGGCTACTCGCTGAAGGTGTACGACTGCTACCGGCCGCAGCGGGCCGTCGACCACTTCGTGCGCTGGGCCGAGGATCTCGCCGATGAGCGCATGAAGGCGGAGTTCTATCCCCGTGTCGACAAGTCGCGGCTCTTCGCGGACGGGTACATCGCGGAGAAGTCCGGGCACAGCCGGGGCTCGACGGTGGACCTGACGGTGGTGCGGCTGCCCGCCCTGCCGACCCGGCCGTACATCCCGGGAGAGCCGCTCAAGCCCTGCTTCGGGCCGCGTGCCGAGCGCTTCCCCGACAGCTCCGCGGACATGGGGACGGGGTTCGACTGCTTCGACACCCTCTCGCACACGGACGACCCCCGGATCAAGGGGAAGCAGCGCGCCAACCGCGACCTCCTGCGTGACGCACTGGGCAGGGAGGGGTTCGTCAACCTGCCCGAGGAGTGGTGGCACTACACGTACAAGCCCGAAACGTTCCCCGACACCTACTTCGACTTCCCCGTCTCCCGAAAGTCGCTGCGGGGGAAGTGA
- a CDS encoding Zn-ribbon domain-containing OB-fold protein, protein MVDNWFAGEGDDFRLLGTRCAACACVFFPREDGFCRNPGCAGGELAEVPLSRRGRVWSYTDGRYRPPAPYVSDPELPWEPYTLIAVELEAERMVVLGQAVPGVAVTDLEVGMEVEVVPGVLNEDNGTTWTTWHWRPVEVGA, encoded by the coding sequence GTGGTGGACAACTGGTTCGCCGGGGAGGGTGACGACTTCCGTCTGCTGGGCACGCGCTGCGCCGCGTGCGCCTGTGTCTTCTTCCCGCGCGAGGACGGCTTCTGCCGCAATCCCGGCTGTGCGGGCGGCGAGCTGGCCGAGGTGCCGCTGTCACGGCGCGGGCGCGTCTGGTCGTACACCGACGGCCGCTACCGTCCCCCCGCTCCCTACGTCTCCGACCCGGAACTTCCCTGGGAGCCCTACACGTTGATCGCGGTGGAGCTGGAAGCGGAGCGGATGGTGGTGCTCGGGCAGGCCGTACCCGGGGTCGCCGTGACCGATCTGGAGGTCGGCATGGAGGTGGAGGTCGTCCCAGGGGTCCTGAACGAGGACAACGGGACGACATGGACGACCTGGCACTGGCGGCCCGTGGAGGTGGGCGCATGA
- a CDS encoding lipid-transfer protein — protein MTTEVAVLGAGMHPWGKWGRGFVEYGVAAARAALADAGIAWRDVGSIVGADTVRGGYPGYVAGATFAKALGWQGARVASVYAACASGAQAIGTARTQILAGMADVVLVVGADAAPKGFFRPAGGDRPDDPDWLRFRVLGATNPAYFGLYARRRMAVHGDTLDDFAQVKVKNAAAGALNPNARYRKPVAVEEVAASAVVADPLRLLDICATSDGAAALVLSSMDFARRHGAADPVRIRAVSTVTPTYPTTVLDLPDIATDSAAVVAPADGTFRASIARAAYEEAGIGPEDISLAEVYDLSTALELQWYEDLGLCGEGEGAKLLRDGVTASGGRVPVNTSGGLASFGEAVPAQAIAQVCEVTWQLRGTAGARQIEGARVGVTANQGLFGHGSSVVAVR, from the coding sequence ATGACCACGGAGGTGGCGGTGCTCGGCGCGGGCATGCACCCCTGGGGCAAGTGGGGGCGCGGTTTCGTCGAGTACGGCGTGGCGGCGGCACGCGCGGCGCTCGCGGACGCCGGGATCGCGTGGCGGGATGTGGGCTCGATCGTCGGGGCGGACACGGTGCGCGGCGGCTATCCGGGGTACGTCGCGGGGGCCACGTTCGCCAAGGCGCTCGGCTGGCAGGGCGCGCGCGTGGCGAGTGTGTACGCGGCCTGCGCGTCCGGCGCCCAGGCGATCGGCACGGCACGGACGCAGATCCTCGCCGGCATGGCCGATGTGGTCCTGGTGGTGGGCGCCGACGCGGCACCGAAGGGGTTCTTCCGTCCAGCGGGCGGGGACCGGCCCGACGACCCCGACTGGCTGCGGTTCCGCGTCCTCGGAGCGACCAATCCGGCCTACTTCGGCCTGTACGCGCGCCGCCGGATGGCCGTGCACGGCGACACCCTGGACGACTTCGCCCAGGTCAAGGTGAAGAACGCCGCGGCGGGCGCACTCAACCCGAACGCGCGCTACCGCAAGCCGGTCGCCGTGGAGGAGGTCGCCGCCTCAGCCGTTGTGGCCGATCCGCTGCGGCTGCTCGACATCTGTGCCACCTCGGACGGCGCCGCGGCCCTGGTGCTGTCCAGCATGGACTTCGCCCGTCGCCACGGAGCGGCGGATCCGGTGCGCATCCGCGCGGTGTCCACCGTCACCCCGACGTATCCGACGACCGTGCTCGACCTGCCGGACATCGCGACGGACTCGGCGGCTGTCGTGGCCCCCGCCGACGGGACGTTCCGGGCGTCCATCGCGCGCGCGGCGTACGAAGAAGCAGGCATCGGCCCCGAGGACATCTCGCTGGCGGAGGTCTACGACCTCTCGACCGCGCTGGAACTCCAGTGGTACGAGGACCTGGGCCTGTGCGGCGAGGGCGAGGGGGCCAAGCTGCTGCGCGACGGGGTGACGGCGTCCGGCGGACGCGTGCCCGTGAACACCAGTGGGGGTCTCGCCTCCTTCGGGGAAGCGGTGCCCGCGCAGGCCATCGCTCAAGTCTGCGAAGTGACGTGGCAGTTGCGAGGGACGGCAGGGGCGCGTCAGATCGAAGGGGCGCGTGTGGGAGTCACCGCGAACCAGGGGCTTTTCGGGCACGGTTCGTCGGTCGTGGCGGTGCGCTGA
- a CDS encoding MIP/aquaporin family protein has translation MYSNGDIFVGEVIGTAILILLGAGVCAAVTLGHSKAKASGWVVIAFGWGFGVLAGAYTAGPLSGGHLNPAVTLGIAIDTGEWDKTWIYVLGQMVGAMLGAVLAYLVYLAQFNANVTRGAKGDSEGVHVPTPTLGIFSTIPEIRNPVANIITEVIATIALVLPILAFGLTKGLGESGTQTLIVAFLVVGIGLSLGGPTGYAINPARDLGPRIVHTFLPIPNKGTSDWSYAWVPVAGPLIGGALAGLIYNAAF, from the coding sequence ATGTACTCGAACGGGGACATCTTCGTCGGTGAGGTCATCGGCACCGCGATTCTGATTCTTCTCGGCGCCGGTGTGTGCGCCGCCGTCACACTCGGCCATTCGAAGGCGAAGGCCTCCGGGTGGGTCGTCATCGCCTTCGGATGGGGCTTCGGCGTGCTCGCCGGCGCGTACACCGCGGGACCGCTCTCCGGTGGACACCTCAACCCCGCCGTCACACTCGGCATCGCGATCGACACCGGCGAGTGGGACAAGACCTGGATCTATGTCCTCGGGCAGATGGTCGGCGCGATGCTGGGCGCCGTCCTCGCCTACCTCGTCTACCTGGCGCAGTTCAATGCCAACGTCACGCGCGGCGCGAAGGGCGACTCGGAGGGCGTGCACGTGCCGACGCCGACGCTCGGGATCTTCTCCACCATCCCCGAGATCCGGAACCCGGTCGCCAACATCATCACCGAGGTCATCGCGACGATCGCCCTGGTGCTGCCCATCCTGGCCTTCGGGCTCACCAAGGGCCTCGGCGAATCCGGCACGCAGACGCTGATCGTGGCCTTCCTCGTCGTCGGTATCGGTCTCTCCCTCGGTGGTCCCACGGGGTACGCGATCAACCCCGCGCGCGACCTCGGTCCGCGCATCGTGCACACGTTCCTGCCGATCCCCAACAAGGGCACGTCCGACTGGAGCTACGCCTGGGTTCCGGTGGCCGGGCCCCTGATCGGCGGGGCTCTCGCGGGCCTCATCTACAACGCAGCCTTCTGA
- the glpK gene encoding glycerol kinase GlpK, which yields MPDSSEKFVAAIDQGTTSSRCIIFDQDGAIVAVDQREHRQIFPKPGWVEHDATEIWSKVQAVVAGAIAKAGLRADQLSALGITNQRETTVLWDRATGKPVHNAIVWQDTRTSALCNELGGADGQDRFREQTGLPLASYFSGPKAAWLLDNVPGLRARAERGEIAFGTIDSWLIWNLTGGTDGGKHVTDVTNAGRTMLMNLETLQWDQSILSAMNVPEAVLPEIRSSAEVYGTAVGQLSGVPVASALGDQQAAVFGQACYDTGTAKNTYGTGSFLLLNTGNRPVPSKSGLLTTMGYKIGSEAPVYCLEGSIAITGALVQWFRDQLGIIRNADEIEALAASVDDNGGAYIVPAFSGLYAPYWRSDARGVVTGLTRYVTKAHLARAVLEATSWQTREVVDAMYQDSGVRITTLKVDGGMTKNNLLMQHQADVLGVPVIRPKVSETTCLGAAYAAGLATGVWNDLDELKAHWQQDVEWSPRMDAASRDREFHNWHKAVERSFGWLEEDEG from the coding sequence ATGCCGGACAGCTCCGAGAAATTCGTCGCCGCCATCGATCAGGGCACCACCTCGAGCCGTTGCATCATCTTCGACCAGGACGGCGCGATCGTCGCCGTGGACCAGCGCGAGCACCGCCAGATCTTCCCCAAGCCGGGCTGGGTGGAGCACGACGCCACCGAGATCTGGTCCAAGGTGCAGGCGGTGGTCGCGGGGGCGATCGCCAAGGCCGGGCTGCGCGCCGACCAGCTGAGCGCACTGGGCATCACCAACCAGCGCGAGACCACCGTGCTGTGGGACCGCGCGACCGGCAAGCCCGTGCACAACGCGATCGTCTGGCAGGACACCCGCACCTCGGCGCTCTGCAACGAACTGGGCGGCGCGGACGGCCAGGACCGCTTCCGCGAACAGACGGGCCTGCCCCTGGCGAGCTACTTCTCCGGACCCAAGGCAGCCTGGCTGCTCGACAACGTGCCAGGGCTCAGGGCCCGCGCCGAGCGAGGCGAGATAGCCTTCGGCACCATCGACTCCTGGCTGATCTGGAACCTCACGGGCGGCACCGACGGTGGCAAGCACGTCACCGATGTCACCAACGCGGGCCGCACCATGCTGATGAACCTGGAGACGCTCCAGTGGGACCAGTCGATCCTGTCGGCGATGAACGTCCCCGAAGCGGTCCTGCCGGAGATCAGGTCGTCGGCCGAGGTGTACGGGACGGCGGTGGGCCAGCTCTCCGGAGTGCCCGTCGCCTCCGCCCTGGGCGACCAGCAGGCGGCCGTCTTCGGGCAGGCCTGCTACGACACGGGGACGGCCAAGAACACGTACGGCACGGGCAGTTTCCTCCTGCTCAACACCGGCAACCGGCCGGTCCCCTCCAAGAGCGGTCTGCTCACGACCATGGGCTACAAGATCGGCTCCGAGGCGCCGGTGTACTGCCTGGAGGGGTCGATCGCGATCACCGGCGCCCTGGTGCAGTGGTTCCGGGACCAGCTCGGCATCATCCGCAACGCGGACGAGATCGAGGCCCTCGCGGCGAGCGTCGACGACAACGGCGGAGCGTACATCGTGCCCGCGTTCTCCGGCCTGTACGCGCCCTACTGGCGCTCCGACGCGCGCGGCGTCGTCACCGGCCTCACCCGGTACGTCACCAAGGCGCATCTCGCGCGTGCCGTCCTGGAGGCGACGAGCTGGCAGACGCGCGAGGTCGTGGACGCCATGTACCAGGACTCCGGAGTGCGGATCACCACTCTCAAGGTGGACGGTGGCATGACCAAGAACAACCTCCTGATGCAGCACCAGGCGGACGTGCTGGGTGTGCCGGTGATCCGCCCCAAGGTCTCCGAGACGACGTGTCTGGGCGCGGCGTACGCGGCCGGTCTCGCGACGGGCGTGTGGAACGACCTGGACGAGCTGAAGGCGCACTGGCAGCAGGACGTCGAGTGGAGCCCGCGCATGGACGCCGCATCACGGGACCGCGAGTTCCACAACTGGCACAAGGCGGTGGAGCGGAGCTTCGGCTGGCTGGAGGAGGACGAGGGCTGA
- a CDS encoding GTP-binding protein gives MIFKRTERDKAPVEPVTLKILVAGGFGVGKTTLVGAVSEIKPLRTEETLSEAGRPVDDTSGVAGKHTTTVAMDFGRITLREDLVLYLFGTPGQDRFWFLWDELATGALGAVVLADTRRLEDCFAAVDYFERRSIPFVVGVNCFDGANRYPADVVRQALDLDADVPVVMCDARDRETVKEVLIDVVEHAMAAAAAAREPVTT, from the coding sequence ATGATCTTCAAGCGCACTGAGCGCGACAAGGCCCCCGTCGAGCCGGTCACGCTGAAGATCCTCGTGGCCGGCGGCTTCGGCGTCGGCAAGACGACGCTGGTCGGCGCGGTCAGCGAGATCAAGCCGCTGCGCACCGAGGAGACCCTCAGCGAGGCGGGCAGGCCCGTCGACGACACCAGCGGCGTCGCGGGCAAGCACACCACCACCGTGGCCATGGACTTCGGCCGCATCACCCTCCGGGAGGACTTGGTCCTCTACCTCTTCGGCACGCCGGGACAGGACCGCTTCTGGTTCCTCTGGGACGAGCTGGCGACCGGCGCGCTGGGCGCCGTCGTCCTCGCCGACACACGGCGCCTCGAGGACTGCTTCGCCGCCGTGGACTATTTCGAACGACGCTCCATTCCCTTCGTCGTCGGCGTCAACTGCTTCGACGGGGCCAATCGTTACCCGGCCGACGTCGTGCGCCAGGCCCTCGATCTCGACGCCGATGTGCCCGTGGTGATGTGCGACGCGCGGGACCGCGAGACCGTCAAGGAGGTCCTCATCGACGTCGTGGAACACGCGATGGCGGCCGCCGCTGCGGCTCGGGAACCCGTCACTACGTAG
- a CDS encoding DUF742 domain-containing protein produces MSEDGRGTQRTTRTRNLPRAQESPRWFDDDAGPVVRPYAMTRGRTTSNGQHRLDLIAVVVTEAHAYDVPETDRTLSPEHVDIVGLCRDTPQSVAELAAELDLPIGVVRVLIGDLVDDELVHVTRPVPPAELPDESILRDVISGLRAL; encoded by the coding sequence ATGAGCGAAGACGGTCGAGGGACGCAGAGAACCACAAGAACGCGGAATTTACCGCGGGCGCAGGAGTCGCCCCGCTGGTTCGACGACGACGCAGGCCCCGTGGTGCGGCCATACGCCATGACGCGCGGCCGCACCACGAGCAACGGACAGCACCGGCTCGACCTGATCGCGGTCGTCGTCACCGAGGCCCACGCGTACGACGTCCCGGAGACCGACCGGACGCTGTCTCCGGAGCACGTGGACATCGTCGGGCTGTGCCGTGACACGCCTCAGTCGGTCGCCGAGCTGGCCGCCGAACTCGACCTGCCCATCGGCGTGGTCCGTGTCCTCATAGGGGACCTCGTCGACGACGAACTGGTGCACGTGACCCGTCCCGTGCCCCCCGCCGAGCTGCCGGACGAGAGCATTCTGCGCGATGTGATCAGCGGCCTCCGGGCGCTCTGA
- a CDS encoding roadblock/LC7 domain-containing protein: protein MTAPNADARTTTTGGRGELNWLLDDLVQRVASIRKALVLSGDGLPTGVSKNLTREDSEHLAAVASGFHSLAKGVGRHFEAGRVRQTVVELDDAFLFVTAAGDGSCLAVLADADSDVGLVAYEMTLLVKRVGVHLGTAPRTDLPAGG, encoded by the coding sequence ATGACCGCACCGAATGCCGACGCACGCACCACCACGACCGGGGGACGGGGTGAGCTGAACTGGCTCCTCGACGACCTGGTGCAGCGCGTCGCCAGCATCCGCAAGGCACTCGTGCTCTCCGGAGACGGCCTGCCGACCGGCGTGTCGAAGAACCTGACCAGGGAGGACAGCGAGCACCTCGCCGCCGTCGCCTCCGGGTTCCACAGCCTCGCCAAGGGCGTGGGCCGGCACTTCGAGGCGGGCCGGGTCCGTCAGACCGTGGTCGAGCTCGACGACGCCTTCCTCTTCGTCACGGCCGCCGGCGACGGCAGCTGCCTAGCCGTCCTCGCTGACGCGGATTCCGACGTGGGTCTGGTCGCGTACGAAATGACGCTGCTGGTCAAGCGGGTCGGCGTGCATCTGGGTACGGCGCCGCGCACGGATCTGCCCGCCGGGGGGTAG